In Neptuniibacter halophilus, the genomic stretch TTCAGGTTGACTGTCCAGACGCCCCGTTCCTTAGTGACGATAACATCAGGAATGACATATTCTGCAGTGCTCTGGCTGATACTGGCGCCGGGTTTCGGATTCAGCCCCTGAATCAGTTGAATAACCTGCTGCAACTGGGGTTCACGCAAACGGGTTTTGCGCATCAACTGGCGGTAGTCGTGGGTGCCCAGCAGTTTGATATATTGCTGGGCGACTTTGATCGCTTCATTGCGCCACGGGGTTTCAGCCGGTAGCTGGCTCAGTTGAATGCTGAGGCATTCGCTGAGATCGCGACAGGCAACACCGGCGGGATCGAATTGCTGGATACGGTGCAGTACCGCTTCCACTTCATCCAGTTCCAGCTCGGCGAACTGCTCATCCTCTTCGGTCTGGAAGTGTTCGAGAATCTCTTCAAGACTGATGGTCAGGTAACCGTCGGGATCGATGCCATCGATGATGCTGGTGGCGATCAGACGATCCATGTCACTCATGGGCGTGAGGTTGAGCTGCCAGTGCAGATGATCCTGCAGGGTCTCTTCGGCGGTGTCATTGGATTCGAAACTGTCGAGATCCTCTTTGCTCAGGCTGGGCGTGGAGGACTGGAAGGTGTCTTCCCAACTGCTGTCTGTAGAGAGTTCATCCGGGATGCTCTCGTTCCAGTTATCTTCGGCAGCCGGACTGTCGTCATAGTCATTATCGCTGTTACTGCTTTCCCCGGCACTGATCTCAGTGGTCTCAGTCTGGTTGTCGGATTCGTTGTTGCTTGTATCCTGTCCATGATCTTCATCGGATACATCCAGCATGGGGTTGCTTTCAAGCGCTTCCTGAATCTCCTGCTGAAGGTCCAGCGTGGATAGCTGCAACAGACGGATTGCCTGCTGAAGCTGAGGGGTCATGGTGAGCTGTTGCCCAATTTTTAGATGGAGCGCTTGTTTCATAATACGACGGTCTTAACTCCTGATAGCCAGATAGATTATGGCCGGGTTACAGGGAAAACTGTTCGCCAAGATAGGCGTTCTTAACAGCCTGATTGGCCAAAATCTCGTTCGGCTTGCCTGTGGCAAGTATAGTGCCTTCACTGACGATATAGGCTCTTTCGCAAATATCCAAGGTCTCGCGCACATTATGATCGGTAATCAGAATGCCGATGCCACGGGATTGCAGGTGGCGAATGGTCTGCTTGATGTCGTTAACCGAAATCGGGTCGACCCCGGCAAACGGCTCATCCAGCAAAATAAAGTCAGGCTCGGTGGCCAGTGCGCGGGCGATCTCTACCCGGCGTCGTTCACCGCCGGAGAGGCTCATACCCAGACTGTCACGGATGTGGGTGATATGAAACTCTTCCAGCAATTCCTGCATCTTTTCAGTTGCACCGGCCTTGTCGAGATCCGCTCGGGTTTCGAGAATAGCCAGCAGATTATCTTTGACCGACATCTTGCGGAAGATGGAGGCCTCCTGAGGCAGGTAGCCGATTCCCTGGCGCGCGCGGCCATGCATCGGCAGTGATGTAATATCCTGATCGCCAATGCTGACGCGCCCGCGATCGGCCTGTACCAGCCCGACAATCATGTAAAAACAGGTCGTTTTGCCGGCAC encodes the following:
- a CDS encoding RNA polymerase factor sigma-54, translated to MKQALHLKIGQQLTMTPQLQQAIRLLQLSTLDLQQEIQEALESNPMLDVSDEDHGQDTSNNESDNQTETTEISAGESSNSDNDYDDSPAAEDNWNESIPDELSTDSSWEDTFQSSTPSLSKEDLDSFESNDTAEETLQDHLHWQLNLTPMSDMDRLIATSIIDGIDPDGYLTISLEEILEHFQTEEDEQFAELELDEVEAVLHRIQQFDPAGVACRDLSECLSIQLSQLPAETPWRNEAIKVAQQYIKLLGTHDYRQLMRKTRLREPQLQQVIQLIQGLNPKPGASISQSTAEYVIPDVIVTKERGVWTVNLNPEVSPKLRINAGYAGLVKRADNSSDNTYLKNHLQEARWFIKSLQSRNETLLKVSNEIVRRQSGFLDHGEEGMKPMVLHDIAEAVEMHESTISRVTTQKFMHTPRGIFELKYFFSSHISTATGGAASSTAIRALIKKMVASENAAKPLSDNKIAQFLDEQGFKVARRTIAKYREAMGIPPSNERKRLV
- the lptB gene encoding LPS export ABC transporter ATP-binding protein — its product is MSLLEAHNLAKRYKGREVVKDVSLQINNGEIVGLLGPNGAGKTTCFYMIVGLVQADRGRVSIGDQDITSLPMHGRARQGIGYLPQEASIFRKMSVKDNLLAILETRADLDKAGATEKMQELLEEFHITHIRDSLGMSLSGGERRRVEIARALATEPDFILLDEPFAGVDPISVNDIKQTIRHLQSRGIGILITDHNVRETLDICERAYIVSEGTILATGKPNEILANQAVKNAYLGEQFSL